The Sinorhizobium fredii genome contains the following window.
CGATGGATGTTCTTATTATGTTCTAGCTTCGGTGAGAGTCAATGACCTGCCGCGCGGGGTTCGACTAACCCCTTCGGGCAGCTTTTGCGGATGTGAGTTCACATTTACCATCACTGCGCGAGATTGGCGGAGATGGGCATGCAGTATCGCCAGAAGTCGGTGCTTTTCGCTGCACCTGGACTCGTTATCGGGGTGGTCGCGGTAGCTGCTGCCGGCGGCATGACGGTGGGTGATTTCGAGGCGCCTGAGCTGCTGATCTCCGCCCTGTTCGTCGGCGTTATCGTCGGCATGGCCATTGAGCAGCTCCTGTCCAACATGCGGAGCCAGGAGGCGGTCATCCGTCACCCGGATATAGCCGATGTCCAGGCGCGGCCAAGGAACCGATTACGCTGGCAGGGAAAACGCAGCGGCCCGAAGTTGGTCGCCGGGCCCTGGCTTCCGAGGCCCGTCCCGCAGGCGCCGACAAAACTCGATGCTCCCGAACAATTGCGGATCGTAATGGGGGCGAACTACGTCATCCAACCGCTACTCAACAAAAGTGAAGCACGCGTGTTCAAGGAGCTTGACCGTATCGTGATTAGCCGCAATCCGACATGGCAGGTGATGGCGCAAGTCTCGTTAGGGGAAATCGTCCGTAGCGAGGATCCGCTCGCGCACAGTTGCATTAACTCGAAGAGGGTAGACCTGCTGCTGGTGGACGGTAACTGCCAGCCTCGGCACGCAATCGAATATCAGGGCGGGGCGCATTATCAGGGTGACGCAGCCGCGCGCGATGCCGTGAAGAAGGAAGCACTACGACGCGCTGGGATCGGCTATCACGAGGTCGTGGCTGGTCTCACGACTCCGGCGGAGCTTAGGCGACTGGTCGAGAAGCTGGTGGACAGCCCCGCAATGACGCAATAGCGGCCGGCGTGGGGAGAATGCCGCAGGGCCCGGGGAAACAGAAAGCCGATTTTCCCCCAGATTTTCCCCCGCCGACCGGATCGGCAAAAAACGTTTCGAGTTCGAAACTATATCTGGTTGTTTTTATTGGAAGTTTTTGGTGAGCGCGCAGGGATTCGAACCCTGGACCTACTGATTAAAAGTCAGTTGCTCTACCGGCTGAGCTACGCGCTCCCAGGCCCGGCTTGTCAAGCCCGGCGGAAGTGGGCGGACATATGCACGCGAGCTTCGCGCCGGTCAACCGAAAAATTGCGCCGGACCAGGAATCTGGCCCATTCCCGGTGACGGCGCTGCCGAAGACGCGGTGCGGCAAAATGATCGCCGAAAGGTGATTGGTGTCGCAGTATACATGCGGGTAAGAAGGCCACCAACCGTGTGCCGGAGTTCCGAATTTGTCGATTGCCGATGTCTCCATCTGGACCGCCGTTCTTGCCGGCGCTCTGTCCTTTCTTTCACCCTGCGTCCTGCCGCTCGTCCCGCCCTATCTCTGCTACATGGCCGGCGTATCGGTCGATCAGTTCCGCGGCGGCGATGCCGCGACGGTCGGCAGCACGCGGCGCGCCGTGCTGTCGGCGGCTCTGTTCTTCACGCTCGGCTTCGCGACGGTCTTCGTGGCGCTCGGGGCAGGGGCCTCCTCGATCGGCCTCCTGCTCAGGCAATATATCGATCTCCTCTCACGCATCGGCGGCATCATCATCATCGTCATGGGGCTGCACTTCCTGGGTGTTTTCCGCATCGGGCTGCTTGCCCGCGAGGCGCGCTTTCACGGCGGCGGCAAGCCGGCGACGCTGTCGGGAGCCTATATCATGGGGCTCGCCTTCGCCTTCGGCTGGACGCCCTGCATCGGCCCAGTGCTCGGCACCATCCTCGGCGTCGCGGCGGCGCGCGAAACGGTCGGCGACGGGGCGATGCTGCTCGCCATCTATTCGCTCGGCCTTGCCGTACCGTTCTGGATCGCCGCCGGCTTTTCCGGCGCATTCATGCGCTTCCTCATGCGTTTCCGCCGGCACCTCGGCCTCGTCGAGAAGCTGATGGGCGCGCTTCTCGTCCTCGCCGGCCTTGCCTTCCTCTTCGGCTTCATCAGCTCGGTTGCGATCTGGTTCCAGCAGACCTTCCCGATCCTGTCGCAAATCGGCTAAGCAAAGCCGGTGCCGGATCGGAGGGAAGAATGGCGGACATTGCGGGCCTGGTGCTGCCGTTCTTCGGGCTCATCTTCCTCGGCTATCTGACGGCGCGCTTCGTCGAGCACCCCGGCGAGGCGATGGGCTGGCTGAACACCTTTATCGTCTATCTGGCGCTGCCGGCCCTCTTCTTCAAACTTGTGTCGCGCACGCCCGTGGAAGAGCTGACGCGCGCCGACTTCATCCTCACCAGCGTCGGGACGACCTATGTCGTCTTCGTGCTGATCTTTATCATCGGAGTGTTCCTGCGCCGAAGCACGATCGCGGGGGCGACCATCCAGGGCTTTGCCGGGGCCTATGGCAATATCGGCTACATGGGGCCCGGTCTGGCGCTGCTCGCCTTCGGGGAAGCGGCCGCTGTGCCGGTGGCGCTCATCTTCTGCTTCGAAAATGCGGCGCATTTCACCGTCGCTCCGGCGATGATGGCGTTTGCCGGCGGACGCAGGCAGAAGCCGGTATCGCTCGTCCTCGGCATCGCGCGCCGGATCGTTCTTCACCCGTTCATCCTGTCGACCTTCGCCGGGGTGGCGGCCGCCTTCCTGGCGATCGAGCCGCCGGCACCGCTGCAGCGATTGATCGATTACCTTGCTCAGGCGGCCGCTCCATGCGCGCTGTTCGCGATGGGCGTGACGCTGGCGCTTCGGCCGCTGAAGCGCATTCCCGTCGAGATCGGCTACATCGTTCCGGCGAAGCTCGTGCTTCACCCGGTGCTCATGTATCTGGCGTTGAGTCTTGCCGGCAGCTACGACCCCGTGTGGATGCAGACGGCGGTGCTGCTCGCCGCCCTGCCGACCGCCACCAACGTCTTCGTGATCGGCCATCAATACGGGATCTGGCAGGAGCGGGCCTCCGCGACCATCCTGATCACCACACTGTTTTCCGTCGCGACCGTGACCGGATTGCTCTACCTCATCCGATCAGGCGCGCTGCCGGCCGACCTTTTCCCATAAGCTTTCCTTGAGCGAGCGCAGCGCGCTGCCCGGATGGATGCCTTCGCGCATCAAGAGGCCGCGGAGCGGACCGGCCGAGGCGATGAATTGCAGGCCCACCGCCCTGAGCGCCTGGATGGGCAGGAAATCCGAGAGCAGCGATCGGTTGAGCAGGTCGACGCTTGCGGTTCGGCTGACGATGTCCATGCGCCGGCGGCCGTCGAATCGGTCTCCGATATCTGCCGTCAGTTGCCCGCCGGCTGGGCGGCCGACGAGTTCGACCAGCGTCATCACGTCCCGGAGACTGAGATTGAGCCCCTGGGCGCCGATCGGCGGGAAGGCATGTGCGGCTTCGCCGACAAGTGCGGTGCGTCCCTTGCCGAAGCGGCGGGCGGTCATGCCGGAGAGCGGAAAGGATTGCGGCGCCCCTTCGGCCGTCACTTTCCCGAGAATTGACTGCATACGGTCCTCGATGGTGCGCGACAGGGCATCCCTCGGAAGTTTCAGGGTCTCCTCCGCGTCGCGCGGCCTTTGGACCCAGACGAGGCTCGAGCGGTTGCCCGGCAGCGGCACCTGTGTGAACGGTCCGCTTTCGGTGTGGAACTCCGTCGATATCTCCTGGTGCGAAAGCTCATGGCCGAAGTTCAGCACCACCGCAGTTTGCGGATAGGACCAGGTGAAGGTCTCTATGCCCGCCGCCTCGCGAACCGCAGAGCGCCGGCCATCGGCGCCGACGACAAGATCCGCGGCAATCGTTCGCCCGTCCTCGAGGCCGATCCGCGCTTCGACTTCGCCGATGTCGAAGGTCATGGCTGAGGCGGTTATCCGCTCGAGCGTGGCCAGGCTCGCTTCGTGCCTCTCCAGGATTTCGAGGAAAGGGGCATTTGGAGTGTTGTAGCCGAAGGCGTCGAGCCCGACCTCGGCAGCACGGAAATTGACCGGCGGTGCGCGCAGGAGCCGCCTGGTTCCGTCGATGATGTGAATGGCGACGAGCGGCGTCGTCAGCGGTTCGACCTCGTCCCACAGGCGAAGTCCCTTGAGGTACTCGATCGATTGGTCCATTAGGGCCGTGGTACGTCCGTCGGCGATCACCGGTCTCGGCCCAACAAGCGCCACCCGGTGGCCGTCGCGGGCGAGTGCGATCGCCGCGAGCGAGCCGGCAAGTCCTGCGCCGATGATGGCGATGTCATAATGTTGCATGGCCGTCGCTTTCCCGGGCGGTTGTCCGCCTTGATGTCGATACCGCAATCTCTTGTAGCCCCTTAGCTCATTGAAATAAATGGGATGAAACGGCGCAGACGCGTTTGCCGCGTGTCCACAGGACAATGCCGCTTGAGGGTTGACGAAGGTGAATTTTGCTGGCGATGCCTCGCAAAGGGTGCATATTAGCCGCCGAGTGCCGTCGATCGCGGGTCAGCGGCGGTCTGGCGACGGCGCGAAAAGACGAACCGAAGGGAATGGGCGGCAGTCGCAGATGAAATTCTTCAACTACAGACGCGTTCCCTACGCTGAAATCCGCGCCTTTTCCGTGCATATCCTCACGGCGTCCGGCTCCTTCCTGGCCTTTCTCGGCGTCGTGGCGGCTGCGGAGCATCGTTTCATCGACATGTTCTGGTGGCTGGGGCTGGCGCTGCTCGTCGACGGCATCGACGGCCCGATCGCGCGCAAGGTGCAGGTCAAGGAAGTTCTGCCGAACTGGTCGGGCGATACCCTCGACAACGTCATCGACTACGTTACCTATGTGCTGCTTCCCGCCTTCGCGCTTTACCAGAGCGGCATGATCGGCGAACCCTGGTCCTTCGCGGCAGCCGGCGCCATCGTCGTGTCGAGCGCCATCTACTATGCCGATATGGGCATGAAGACGGATGAGTATTTCTTCTCCGGGTTCCCGGTGGTCTGGAACATGGTCGTCTTCACGCTGTTTGTCATCCAGGCGAGCGAAGTCACTGCATCGATTGTTGTTTTCCTTTCCGTCGTGCTGACCTTTTTGCCCATCAACTTCCTGCATCCGGTGCGGGTGAAAAGGTTGCGACCGCTCAATCTCGGCGTCTTCCTCGTCTGGTCGGTGCTCGGCATGTACGCCTTGCTGCTGCATTTCGAGACGCCGCCCTGGGTGGTCCTTGGCGTGGTG
Protein-coding sequences here:
- the pcsA gene encoding phosphatidylcholine synthase, with product MKFFNYRRVPYAEIRAFSVHILTASGSFLAFLGVVAAAEHRFIDMFWWLGLALLVDGIDGPIARKVQVKEVLPNWSGDTLDNVIDYVTYVLLPAFALYQSGMIGEPWSFAAAGAIVVSSAIYYADMGMKTDEYFFSGFPVVWNMVVFTLFVIQASEVTASIVVFLSVVLTFLPINFLHPVRVKRLRPLNLGVFLVWSVLGMYALLLHFETPPWVVLGVVATGIYLYVIGFVLQIFPNLGRV
- a CDS encoding DUF2726 domain-containing protein; protein product: MQYRQKSVLFAAPGLVIGVVAVAAAGGMTVGDFEAPELLISALFVGVIVGMAIEQLLSNMRSQEAVIRHPDIADVQARPRNRLRWQGKRSGPKLVAGPWLPRPVPQAPTKLDAPEQLRIVMGANYVIQPLLNKSEARVFKELDRIVISRNPTWQVMAQVSLGEIVRSEDPLAHSCINSKRVDLLLVDGNCQPRHAIEYQGGAHYQGDAAARDAVKKEALRRAGIGYHEVVAGLTTPAELRRLVEKLVDSPAMTQ
- a CDS encoding cytochrome c biogenesis CcdA family protein, whose amino-acid sequence is MSIADVSIWTAVLAGALSFLSPCVLPLVPPYLCYMAGVSVDQFRGGDAATVGSTRRAVLSAALFFTLGFATVFVALGAGASSIGLLLRQYIDLLSRIGGIIIIVMGLHFLGVFRIGLLAREARFHGGGKPATLSGAYIMGLAFAFGWTPCIGPVLGTILGVAAARETVGDGAMLLAIYSLGLAVPFWIAAGFSGAFMRFLMRFRRHLGLVEKLMGALLVLAGLAFLFGFISSVAIWFQQTFPILSQIG
- a CDS encoding UbiH/UbiF family hydroxylase, which produces MQHYDIAIIGAGLAGSLAAIALARDGHRVALVGPRPVIADGRTTALMDQSIEYLKGLRLWDEVEPLTTPLVAIHIIDGTRRLLRAPPVNFRAAEVGLDAFGYNTPNAPFLEILERHEASLATLERITASAMTFDIGEVEARIGLEDGRTIAADLVVGADGRRSAVREAAGIETFTWSYPQTAVVLNFGHELSHQEISTEFHTESGPFTQVPLPGNRSSLVWVQRPRDAEETLKLPRDALSRTIEDRMQSILGKVTAEGAPQSFPLSGMTARRFGKGRTALVGEAAHAFPPIGAQGLNLSLRDVMTLVELVGRPAGGQLTADIGDRFDGRRRMDIVSRTASVDLLNRSLLSDFLPIQALRAVGLQFIASAGPLRGLLMREGIHPGSALRSLKESLWEKVGRQRA
- a CDS encoding AEC family transporter — encoded protein: MADIAGLVLPFFGLIFLGYLTARFVEHPGEAMGWLNTFIVYLALPALFFKLVSRTPVEELTRADFILTSVGTTYVVFVLIFIIGVFLRRSTIAGATIQGFAGAYGNIGYMGPGLALLAFGEAAAVPVALIFCFENAAHFTVAPAMMAFAGGRRQKPVSLVLGIARRIVLHPFILSTFAGVAAAFLAIEPPAPLQRLIDYLAQAAAPCALFAMGVTLALRPLKRIPVEIGYIVPAKLVLHPVLMYLALSLAGSYDPVWMQTAVLLAALPTATNVFVIGHQYGIWQERASATILITTLFSVATVTGLLYLIRSGALPADLFP